A portion of the Pirellulales bacterium genome contains these proteins:
- the asnB gene encoding asparagine synthase (glutamine-hydrolyzing), whose protein sequence is MGIGGPRGPALVRQFLPGLAHRGPDSDGQWESPELTLGHRRLAIIGLDEGGRQPMVSRSGRSVITFNGEIYNYLEIADRLEAHGHAVDRRYDTAVLLAALEAWGIEILRDFNGMFAFAWYRPAEKRLILARDRWGKKPLFWGRVRLDDGSRVLAFSSELSLFTGLPGGPPDPDPLGVARYMVYDGMPEARTVYRGVEKLPAASWVELDTDGNRLNGGTFWQFEPNPKPIGIADAEEHFLTGLKDAFRLRLRSDVPVGLFLSGGLDSSLLAAVWRMVRPDDTIRTFTIGFKEPSYDERWSAELMAEAVDAEHHTLVIGDQELQRELDFVWDNLSEPFGDPSIVPTSLLCRFAREHVTVALGGDGADELQAGYDPFRAWFPARMMERILPRKLWYMATKTIERLSPNDPSNMSLRFKARHFSQGLLHPPQERIQGWMASFPVWMAAQALHPDLARQIDIEEILEPTRRAFSEAKHAGDVHAQVATWIRTYLECSILTKIDRASMFHALEVRAPLLDANLASFLGDLPANLIFRGGKGKYLMRRVAAKLLPLALMRKPKKGFGVPQATWLRTILCERMDDALEQTRRGGWFNYDVIHAAWQDHLSGRADYRRALWNFLFSFPFQSAGIGKSRNGFGAAGGQSAAGTVRVISRA, encoded by the coding sequence ATGGGAATCGGGGGCCCGCGCGGTCCCGCCCTCGTTAGACAGTTCCTGCCCGGCTTGGCGCATCGCGGTCCCGATTCCGACGGACAATGGGAATCGCCGGAGCTGACGCTGGGGCACCGGCGTTTGGCCATCATCGGGCTCGACGAAGGGGGCCGGCAGCCGATGGTCAGCCGCTCCGGTCGCTCCGTGATCACGTTCAACGGCGAAATCTACAACTATCTGGAAATCGCCGATCGGCTGGAGGCGCATGGCCACGCCGTCGATCGCCGATACGACACGGCCGTGCTGCTGGCCGCGCTCGAGGCCTGGGGAATCGAGATCCTCCGCGATTTCAACGGGATGTTCGCCTTCGCCTGGTATCGCCCGGCGGAGAAGCGGTTGATTCTGGCCCGCGACCGCTGGGGGAAGAAGCCGCTGTTCTGGGGCCGCGTGCGATTGGACGATGGCAGCCGCGTGCTCGCTTTCTCCTCGGAGCTTTCGCTGTTCACTGGCTTGCCGGGAGGTCCGCCGGATCCCGACCCGCTGGGCGTAGCCCGCTACATGGTCTACGACGGCATGCCGGAGGCGCGGACGGTTTATCGCGGCGTCGAAAAGCTGCCGGCCGCGTCGTGGGTCGAGCTGGACACCGACGGAAATCGCTTGAACGGCGGCACGTTCTGGCAGTTCGAGCCCAATCCGAAGCCGATCGGAATCGCGGACGCGGAGGAGCATTTTCTAACGGGACTCAAAGACGCGTTTCGCCTGCGGTTGCGCAGCGACGTGCCCGTCGGCCTGTTCTTGAGCGGCGGTTTGGATAGCTCGCTGTTGGCCGCCGTCTGGCGGATGGTGCGCCCCGACGACACGATTCGCACGTTCACAATCGGCTTCAAAGAGCCTTCCTACGACGAGCGGTGGAGCGCCGAGCTGATGGCAGAGGCCGTCGATGCCGAACATCATACGCTCGTAATTGGCGATCAGGAGTTGCAACGCGAACTCGACTTTGTTTGGGATAATCTCTCCGAGCCGTTCGGCGATCCGAGCATTGTACCGACGTCGCTCCTTTGCCGCTTTGCTCGGGAGCATGTGACGGTGGCGCTCGGCGGCGACGGCGCCGACGAACTCCAGGCCGGTTACGATCCTTTCCGGGCCTGGTTTCCCGCGCGGATGATGGAGCGCATCTTGCCGCGAAAGCTGTGGTACATGGCCACCAAGACGATCGAACGGCTCTCGCCGAACGATCCCTCGAATATGTCGCTGCGCTTCAAGGCCCGGCATTTTTCGCAAGGCCTGTTGCACCCGCCGCAAGAGCGAATTCAAGGCTGGATGGCCAGCTTCCCGGTCTGGATGGCGGCCCAAGCGCTCCATCCCGACCTGGCGCGGCAAATCGACATCGAGGAGATTCTCGAGCCGACGCGGCGAGCTTTCTCGGAGGCCAAGCACGCGGGCGACGTGCATGCCCAAGTGGCGACGTGGATTCGGACCTATCTCGAATGCTCGATTCTGACGAAGATCGATCGGGCCAGCATGTTCCATGCGCTCGAAGTCCGCGCGCCGCTTTTGGACGCCAACCTCGCCAGTTTTCTGGGCGATCTGCCGGCGAACTTGATCTTCCGCGGCGGCAAGGGTAAATACCTGATGCGCCGCGTCGCCGCCAAGCTGCTGCCACTGGCCTTGATGCGAAAACCAAAGAAAGGCTTCGGTGTCCCCCAGGCTACTTGGCTCAGGACGATCCTTTGCGAGCGCATGGACGACGCGCTCGAACAAACGCGGCGCGGCGGCTGGTTCAACTACGATGTGATCCATGCCGCCTGGCAGGACCATCTCTCGGGCCGCGCCGACTATCGGCGCGCCTTATGGAACTTCTTGTTCTCGTTCCCATTCCAATCGGCGGGAATTGGCAAAAGCCGAAACGGATTTGGAGCTGCGGGCGGACAATCGGCCGCCGGCACGGTACGCGTCATTAGCCGGGCCTAG
- a CDS encoding glycosyltransferase family 2 protein — translation MTSKQGNGIVDDRTELDAEVPLSDAVPDNADRAGACDLSVVVPVYNEEESLRPLDAEIRAALRATGRSAEIIYVDDCSRDGSLAVLEELCRESEETDLRTRVIRFRRNFGQTAAMSAGFQLAEGTVVFPLDADGQNNPADIPRLLAEFEKGYDVVSGWRRNRQDKAVSRKLPSLVANKLIGRVSGVKLHDYGCTLKAYRGSMLKELHLYGEMHRFIPLYLAIHGAKVTELPVDHRPRKAGVSKYGSRRIFKVFLDLLLIRFMTRYYNRPMHFFGQVALGFMAAMFATLFFMIVFKFGWLRLIGINYSASFIQTPLPAMAASFMIGAIMSLFSGILAEVLIRVHYESRDARPYTVEKIYDSRGRVSEPESGEDYVRDHGNRGPARSRPR, via the coding sequence ATGACCTCGAAACAGGGCAACGGGATCGTCGACGATCGGACCGAGCTTGACGCCGAGGTTCCGTTGTCGGATGCGGTGCCCGATAACGCGGATCGCGCGGGCGCGTGCGATCTGTCCGTCGTCGTCCCCGTCTACAACGAAGAAGAGAGCTTGCGGCCGCTGGATGCCGAGATCCGGGCCGCGCTGCGCGCTACGGGCCGATCGGCGGAGATCATCTATGTGGACGATTGTTCGCGAGATGGTTCGCTCGCCGTGCTCGAGGAACTCTGCCGTGAGTCGGAAGAGACCGATCTGCGGACGCGCGTGATCCGCTTTCGTCGCAACTTCGGGCAGACGGCCGCGATGTCGGCCGGTTTTCAATTGGCCGAGGGAACGGTCGTGTTTCCCCTCGATGCCGACGGCCAGAACAACCCGGCCGACATACCGCGGCTATTGGCGGAGTTCGAAAAGGGCTACGACGTGGTGAGCGGCTGGCGGCGGAATCGGCAAGACAAAGCGGTCTCGCGAAAACTGCCCAGCCTCGTTGCCAACAAGCTGATCGGTCGCGTCTCCGGAGTGAAACTGCACGATTACGGTTGCACGCTCAAGGCCTATCGCGGCTCGATGCTCAAGGAATTGCACCTCTACGGCGAGATGCACCGCTTCATCCCGCTCTATCTGGCCATCCACGGCGCCAAGGTCACCGAACTCCCCGTCGATCATCGGCCGCGAAAGGCCGGAGTAAGCAAGTATGGCAGTCGGCGGATCTTCAAGGTGTTTCTCGACCTGTTGCTGATCCGCTTCATGACCCGCTACTACAACCGGCCGATGCACTTCTTCGGCCAGGTGGCACTGGGATTCATGGCGGCGATGTTCGCGACGTTGTTTTTCATGATCGTTTTCAAATTCGGTTGGCTGCGGCTGATTGGAATCAACTACTCGGCGAGTTTCATCCAAACTCCGCTGCCGGCCATGGCGGCGAGTTTCATGATCGGAGCGATCATGTCGCTGTTCTCCGGAATCCTCGCCGAAGTGCTGATCCGCGTGCATTACGAGTCGCGCGACGCAAGGCCGTATACTGTGGAAAAGATTTACGACTCGCGCGGCCGAGTCTCCGAACCGGAATCCGGGGAAGATTATGTGCGGGATCATGGGAATCGGGGGCCCGCGCGGTCCCGCCCTCGTTAG
- a CDS encoding class I SAM-dependent methyltransferase: MATWFCPRRLTDLAGLTVLDAGCGMGRHATIAARHGVARLVGIDLGSAVEAAFANTRDLESVCIVQGDIYHPPLKADAFDAGYSLGVLHHLPEPKRGFAALASKIKPGGWFQVWVYGREGNGGLLYVLNPMRRITSKMPLRMLKAMSAVIAVPVALAAKSLYKLPGIGLRLPYSGYMRWLASGSFAKIHAIVFDQLLAPVAYYMRKDEVLDMVAVEGWTVQGIEHSRGMSWGVTVERNGERAADDQTQHRLQSADTGG; encoded by the coding sequence ATGGCCACTTGGTTCTGCCCGAGGCGATTGACCGACCTGGCGGGGTTGACGGTACTCGACGCAGGGTGCGGGATGGGGCGGCATGCGACGATAGCGGCCCGGCACGGTGTTGCGCGGTTGGTCGGCATTGATTTGGGGAGCGCCGTCGAGGCGGCGTTCGCGAATACGCGCGATCTCGAATCGGTTTGCATCGTGCAAGGGGATATTTACCACCCGCCTCTTAAGGCCGACGCGTTTGACGCCGGCTATTCATTGGGCGTGTTGCATCATTTGCCCGAGCCGAAGCGCGGTTTTGCCGCCTTGGCGTCAAAGATCAAACCCGGCGGCTGGTTTCAGGTGTGGGTTTACGGTCGCGAGGGAAACGGGGGCCTGCTTTATGTTCTAAACCCCATGCGACGGATCACCTCGAAGATGCCGCTCCGGATGCTGAAAGCGATGTCGGCGGTGATCGCCGTGCCGGTTGCGCTGGCGGCGAAGAGTTTGTATAAATTGCCGGGCATAGGCCTAAGATTGCCATATTCGGGCTATATGCGCTGGTTGGCCAGCGGCTCATTCGCAAAAATCCACGCGATCGTGTTCGACCAACTATTGGCCCCCGTGGCATACTATATGCGTAAGGATGAAGTGTTGGACATGGTCGCCGTCGAGGGTTGGACGGTGCAGGGGATCGAGCATAGCCGGGGGATGAGCTGGGGCGTGACGGTCGAGCGGAACGGAGAGCGGGCGGCGGACGACCAAACTCAGCACCGGTTGCAGAGCGCTGACACCGGCGGTTGA
- a CDS encoding methyltransferase domain-containing protein, which yields MIQAIASSTKLRKLNLGSGNYPLKDYVNVDFLPALKPDVVHNLDEYPYPFEAGSYDRIFGSHVLEHLNDPFAFMRECHRLLAVGGELHIKVPHFSRGFTHPDHKRGFDVSFPLYFNPKMLPWYVGCHLDLKQMRLHWNAQPYLKAYVASRPAVVAASAVGAVIDAVANLIPMVFSRLFCFWVGGFEEIEYVFVRPAD from the coding sequence GTGATCCAAGCAATCGCATCATCGACGAAGCTGCGGAAGCTCAATCTTGGCTCTGGCAATTATCCGCTCAAGGATTACGTTAACGTCGATTTCCTCCCGGCGCTGAAGCCGGATGTGGTCCACAATCTCGATGAGTATCCGTACCCGTTCGAGGCGGGCAGTTACGACCGAATCTTCGGTTCGCACGTGCTTGAGCACCTGAACGACCCGTTCGCGTTCATGCGCGAGTGCCATCGGCTGCTCGCGGTGGGCGGGGAATTGCACATCAAGGTGCCGCACTTCTCGCGCGGATTCACACATCCAGACCATAAGCGCGGCTTCGATGTTTCATTTCCGTTGTATTTCAATCCCAAGATGCTCCCCTGGTATGTCGGCTGCCACCTGGACCTGAAGCAGATGCGTTTGCACTGGAACGCGCAACCGTATCTCAAGGCATACGTCGCCTCTCGACCGGCGGTCGTCGCGGCCTCGGCGGTCGGAGCCGTGATCGACGCAGTTGCCAATCTGATCCCGATGGTCTTTTCGAGACTGTTCTGTTTCTGGGTGGGCGGTTTCGAAGAGATTGAGTACGTCTTCGTGAGGCCGGCCGACTAA
- a CDS encoding glycosyltransferase family 2 protein, producing the protein MSRLDTITEASTGSPSSAPAVGFRTQQATSLPGGISVVVPVYNGEGTLAELVERLSTVLPNCATAYEVILVNDGSRDRSWKRVCELAELHSWVRGINLMRNYGQHNALLCGIRSASFDTTVTLDDDLQNPPEEIPKLVARLAEGHDVVYGKPLREQHGLLRDVASLVTKLALQTAIGAETARDVSAFRALRTNARGGFEHFHGPFVSVDVLLTWGTKRFSAIPVRHERRASGLSNYTFRMLVAHAMNMMTGFSTLPLRIGSFLGFSFTFLGIIVLIYVVGRYLIQGSSVAGFPFLAAIIAIFSGVQLFTLGIIGEYLARMHFRLMDRPAYAVRETVGCGPNSNQLP; encoded by the coding sequence ATGAGCAGACTCGACACGATAACCGAAGCGAGCACGGGAAGCCCTTCCTCCGCGCCCGCAGTAGGTTTCCGTACCCAGCAGGCTACTTCGCTGCCCGGCGGAATCTCTGTGGTTGTGCCGGTTTACAATGGCGAGGGAACGCTCGCGGAGTTGGTCGAACGGCTTTCCACGGTATTGCCCAATTGCGCCACCGCATACGAGGTTATTTTGGTCAACGACGGAAGCCGCGATCGAAGTTGGAAACGCGTTTGCGAATTGGCGGAACTGCATTCGTGGGTCCGCGGCATTAATCTCATGCGCAACTATGGCCAACACAACGCGCTGTTGTGTGGGATTCGCTCCGCTAGCTTCGACACGACTGTTACGCTCGACGACGATTTGCAGAATCCTCCCGAAGAGATTCCCAAGCTTGTGGCGAGGCTCGCGGAGGGACACGACGTCGTCTATGGAAAACCATTGCGAGAGCAACATGGCCTTTTGCGTGACGTCGCATCACTGGTCACGAAGCTCGCCTTGCAAACCGCTATCGGCGCGGAAACCGCCCGCGACGTGAGTGCCTTTCGCGCGCTGCGCACAAACGCCCGCGGCGGTTTCGAGCATTTTCACGGACCGTTCGTCTCGGTCGACGTACTTCTCACCTGGGGAACGAAGCGATTCAGTGCGATTCCAGTTCGACACGAACGTCGGGCCTCCGGACTTTCGAACTACACTTTCCGAATGCTCGTTGCGCACGCGATGAACATGATGACCGGATTCAGCACGTTGCCGTTGCGGATCGGCAGTTTCTTGGGATTCTCCTTCACCTTTTTGGGAATCATCGTACTCATCTACGTCGTCGGAAGGTATTTGATCCAAGGTAGCTCAGTTGCCGGCTTCCCATTTCTCGCGGCAATCATCGCAATTTTTTCAGGAGTTCAATTGTTCACGTTGGGAATCATCGGTGAATACTTGGCTCGCATGCACTTTCGCTTGATGGATCGGCCCGCCTATGCGGTGCGTGAGACCGTCGGTTGCGGCCCGAATTCGAACCAGCTCCCGTGA
- the rffA gene encoding dTDP-4-amino-4,6-dideoxygalactose transaminase: MPPKIPFVRPYIGGNELEYVTEVVRTGKIDSDGRFTCACAELLEERFGIRKVLMTPSCTSALELAAMLCDLGPGDEVIMPSYTFVSTANAVALRGAKPVFVDIRPDTLNIDDRLVEEAITDRTKAIFAVHYAGVACEMDHLSAISEKYKLVLVEDAAQAVNASYNGRPLGSIGQLATFSFHTTKNYVCGEGGALAINDPAFVERAEILREKGTNRSQFFRGQVDKYTWVDIGGSHLPSELTCAFLLGQLEQMDAIQDRRREIFEFYRLQLASLEQVGVMRLPFIPEGCQTNYHMFFMLATDGATRDAILDHLKAQGIGAVFHYVPLHSSPMGQRFGYCPGQLPVTEDLSARLLRLPIYVDLSPDDQSRIVRAIERFYTSPLGSRATDPIAETAI; this comes from the coding sequence ATGCCGCCTAAGATTCCGTTTGTTCGCCCCTACATCGGCGGCAACGAGCTTGAATACGTCACCGAAGTGGTGCGCACGGGCAAGATCGACAGCGACGGTCGCTTCACTTGCGCCTGTGCCGAATTGCTCGAAGAGCGGTTCGGCATCCGCAAAGTGCTGATGACGCCCTCCTGCACGTCGGCCCTCGAATTGGCCGCGATGCTGTGCGATTTGGGGCCGGGGGACGAGGTGATCATGCCGTCGTACACGTTCGTGTCGACGGCCAATGCCGTGGCGCTCCGCGGCGCGAAACCCGTTTTTGTCGATATTCGGCCCGATACGCTCAACATCGACGACCGTCTGGTCGAGGAGGCGATCACCGACCGCACGAAGGCCATTTTCGCGGTTCATTATGCCGGTGTGGCTTGCGAGATGGACCACCTGTCGGCAATTTCGGAAAAATACAAACTGGTGCTGGTGGAAGACGCGGCCCAGGCGGTGAACGCATCGTACAACGGCAGGCCGCTCGGCTCGATCGGCCAGCTTGCAACATTCAGCTTCCACACCACGAAGAACTACGTCTGCGGCGAGGGGGGCGCGCTGGCGATCAACGATCCGGCGTTCGTCGAGCGGGCCGAAATCCTCCGCGAAAAGGGGACCAACCGCAGCCAGTTCTTCCGCGGACAAGTGGACAAATACACTTGGGTCGACATCGGTGGCTCGCATCTGCCAAGCGAATTGACGTGCGCGTTCCTGCTCGGGCAATTGGAGCAAATGGACGCCATCCAAGACCGCCGCCGCGAGATCTTCGAGTTTTATCGCTTGCAGTTGGCCTCGCTGGAGCAAGTGGGCGTCATGCGACTCCCGTTTATTCCAGAGGGTTGCCAGACGAATTATCACATGTTTTTCATGTTGGCGACCGACGGCGCGACGCGCGATGCGATCTTGGATCACCTCAAGGCGCAAGGAATCGGTGCCGTCTTCCATTACGTTCCTCTGCACAGTTCACCGATGGGCCAACGCTTTGGATATTGCCCAGGGCAATTGCCGGTTACGGAAGATCTGAGCGCTCGCTTGCTGCGATTGCCAATCTACGTCGATCTTTCCCCAGACGACCAATCGCGAATCGTACGCGCGATCGAGAGATTCTATACCTCGCCGCTGGGGAGCCGTGCGACCGATCCTATCGCCGAGACCGCGATTTGA
- the rfbA gene encoding glucose-1-phosphate thymidylyltransferase RfbA, producing the protein MTAPTLCKKGIVLAGGAGSRLHPVTRAVCKQLLPVYDKPMVYYPLSALMLAGIRDVLLITTPEDLAAFQRLLGDGSQIGISIRYAAQPKPEGLAQAFIIGREFVGVDRVALVLGDNIFFGQGFQLYLARAAERHAGATIFAYPVKDPQRYGVVDLDERGRPSSIEEKPTVPKSRLAVTGLYFYDNDVLEIAAGLRPSARGELEITDVNREYLRRGKLFVECFTRGFAWLDTGTHESLIQAANFVETIESRQGLKIACIEEVAFNKGFITAEQLVALGRGMNNDYGRYLIQSADDR; encoded by the coding sequence GTGACGGCGCCAACTCTTTGCAAGAAGGGGATCGTTCTGGCCGGCGGGGCAGGCTCGCGGCTCCATCCGGTGACGCGCGCCGTCTGCAAACAATTGCTGCCGGTGTACGACAAGCCGATGGTTTATTATCCGCTGTCGGCTCTGATGCTGGCGGGAATCCGCGACGTCCTCCTGATCACGACGCCCGAGGACCTGGCGGCGTTTCAGCGATTGCTGGGAGACGGCTCGCAAATCGGCATCTCGATCCGCTACGCGGCCCAACCGAAGCCGGAAGGTTTGGCGCAGGCGTTCATCATCGGACGCGAATTCGTCGGCGTGGATCGCGTGGCGCTCGTCTTGGGAGACAATATTTTCTTCGGGCAAGGATTCCAATTGTATCTCGCCCGGGCCGCGGAACGGCATGCGGGAGCGACCATCTTCGCCTACCCGGTCAAAGATCCCCAGCGTTATGGCGTGGTGGATCTCGACGAGCGTGGCCGGCCGAGTTCGATCGAAGAGAAACCGACCGTTCCCAAATCCCGTCTGGCTGTGACGGGACTCTACTTCTACGACAACGACGTGCTTGAAATCGCCGCCGGCCTCCGCCCCTCGGCGCGCGGCGAACTGGAGATCACCGACGTCAATCGCGAGTATCTGCGGCGCGGCAAGCTGTTCGTCGAATGCTTCACGCGCGGCTTCGCTTGGCTCGACACGGGCACCCACGAGTCGCTGATTCAAGCCGCCAATTTCGTCGAAACGATCGAATCCCGGCAGGGGCTCAAGATCGCCTGCATCGAGGAAGTCGCGTTTAACAAGGGATTCATTACGGCCGAGCAGTTGGTGGCCCTGGGGCGAGGCATGAACAACGACTATGGGCGGTATTTGATCCAATCGGCCGACGATCGTTGA
- the rfbB gene encoding dTDP-glucose 4,6-dehydratase, whose translation MQCILVTGGAGFIGSCLVRQLIDERIQVVNVDKLTYAGNLDSLGPALDDPLHVFVQADINDAAKIGELLDTHRPSAIIHLAAESHVDRSIDGPAAFIETNVLGTFHLLQAARRYWSRLPGADQLHFRFLQVSTDEVYGSLGTDGAFCETTAYAPNSPYSASKAAADHLVRAYHHTYGLPVLTTNCSNNYGPYQFPEKLIPLMILNALEGKPLPVYGDGQNVRDWLFVEDHCRALRLVLEKGTPGQVYNIGGNCERANLDVVRGIAAIVDRLRPSLPHAPCSSLIRFVDDRPGHDRRYAIDARKIERELGWRPQRQFESGLDLTVAWYLDNKRWVERVASGEYRRERLGLIQECKPS comes from the coding sequence ATGCAATGCATCCTCGTTACAGGCGGCGCGGGTTTTATCGGGAGTTGCTTGGTGCGGCAGTTGATCGACGAGCGGATCCAGGTCGTCAACGTCGACAAGTTGACGTACGCGGGCAATTTGGATTCTTTGGGACCGGCACTGGACGACCCCCTGCACGTGTTCGTGCAAGCCGATATCAACGACGCTGCCAAAATCGGTGAGCTGCTCGACACGCATCGTCCCAGCGCGATCATCCACTTGGCGGCCGAGTCGCACGTCGATCGTTCGATTGACGGCCCCGCGGCGTTTATCGAAACGAACGTGCTAGGGACGTTTCACCTGTTGCAGGCAGCCCGCCGATATTGGAGCCGGCTCCCCGGAGCCGATCAATTGCATTTTCGATTCCTGCAAGTCTCGACCGATGAAGTCTACGGCTCGCTCGGAACCGATGGCGCGTTCTGCGAAACGACAGCCTACGCGCCGAACTCACCGTACTCGGCTTCCAAAGCCGCCGCAGACCACCTTGTTCGCGCCTATCACCATACCTACGGACTGCCGGTCCTGACGACCAATTGCTCGAACAACTATGGCCCGTATCAATTCCCAGAAAAGCTCATTCCGTTGATGATTCTCAACGCTCTAGAGGGCAAGCCACTGCCCGTCTATGGCGACGGGCAGAACGTTCGCGATTGGCTGTTCGTCGAGGACCATTGCCGCGCGCTTCGGCTAGTTCTCGAGAAGGGGACTCCGGGCCAGGTGTACAACATCGGGGGAAACTGCGAGCGAGCAAATCTCGATGTGGTCCGCGGGATCGCCGCCATCGTCGATCGCCTCCGGCCAAGTCTTCCGCACGCACCGTGTTCGAGTCTCATTCGATTCGTGGATGATCGCCCGGGCCACGACCGGCGTTACGCAATCGATGCCAGAAAGATCGAGCGCGAACTCGGCTGGCGCCCTCAGCGGCAGTTCGAATCGGGGCTCGATCTGACCGTTGCGTGGTATCTCGATAATAAACGATGGGTCGAGCGCGTCGCATCCGGCGAGTACCGTCGCGAACGGCTCGGGCTAATCCAGGAGTGCAAACCATCGTGA
- a CDS encoding class I SAM-dependent methyltransferase has product MRHREDEYDPHAFEQLRRMQERHFWYAGRHRFILRSVRRELRSTAGEAQRPRAIDLGGGCGGWIKYLKENAPGRFGELALGDSSIRGLQLAESVVGADVHRYQIDLLDLHWQDRWDIAFLLDVLEHIPDDVKALEQIRSALRPGGLLFVATPALRCFWSYNDELVHHVRRYSRGYFRKLAVQAGLQYCYSRYFMFFLSPLLLLSRIKRPNIKAMTPIQIRDHLARTHRVPAAPINGALRLVFAAETPLGLWFPFPWGTSILGVFRKP; this is encoded by the coding sequence GTGCGTCATCGCGAGGATGAATACGACCCCCACGCTTTCGAGCAATTGCGGCGGATGCAGGAGCGGCATTTCTGGTATGCCGGTCGCCACCGCTTCATTCTGCGAAGCGTTCGCCGCGAATTGCGATCGACCGCCGGAGAAGCGCAGCGACCGCGCGCAATCGACTTGGGGGGCGGTTGCGGAGGCTGGATCAAGTATCTGAAGGAAAACGCTCCCGGTCGATTCGGCGAGCTGGCCTTGGGAGATTCTTCGATTCGCGGCCTGCAACTTGCCGAGAGCGTTGTCGGCGCGGACGTCCATCGTTATCAAATTGATCTCTTGGACCTTCACTGGCAAGATCGCTGGGACATCGCATTTCTGCTGGATGTGCTCGAGCACATTCCGGACGACGTGAAGGCGCTCGAGCAGATTCGCTCGGCGCTTCGGCCAGGGGGTCTGCTGTTCGTGGCGACGCCGGCGCTGAGGTGCTTTTGGTCGTACAACGACGAACTCGTCCATCACGTCCGACGTTATTCGCGCGGCTATTTTCGCAAGCTGGCCGTGCAGGCCGGATTGCAGTATTGCTACAGCCGCTACTTCATGTTCTTCCTCAGCCCGCTGTTGCTGCTCAGCCGGATCAAGCGGCCGAACATCAAGGCGATGACGCCAATTCAGATCCGCGATCATCTGGCCCGAACGCATCGCGTGCCGGCTGCCCCGATCAACGGCGCATTGCGCCTGGTCTTCGCCGCGGAAACGCCGCTGGGACTCTGGTTTCCGTTTCCCTGGGGAACGTCGATCCTAGGCGTGTTCCGAAAGCCTTAG
- a CDS encoding methyltransferase domain-containing protein — protein MTSDTDIRTPQVDARRQHRLERVRKILACPDCGHPLASAGDVPIATCPQCGRQWQLESRQFVFEAFSEQELKADWLNRAKEAAKRRLGKFYPWTIKILSPVHWAPPVAAFLSRFHLDEELVADLGSGTSQYDENVVCVDGASYPNVHVVCRLDHLPFGDGTLAGIISIAVLEHVPDPPAHVKEMFRVLRPGGRVLCYIPFIVGYHASPDDFQRYTKSGMRELFRDFEIVSLRPGAGPTSGMLWILQEWLALVFSFGSQRLYRLLMPLTWILSPLKYLDVLLIHHPAASVIASGFLIEARKPGG, from the coding sequence ATGACGAGCGACACCGATATCCGCACGCCGCAGGTTGACGCGCGCCGGCAACATCGTCTGGAACGGGTGCGAAAGATTCTTGCTTGCCCGGATTGCGGTCATCCGTTGGCGAGCGCCGGCGATGTGCCGATTGCCACCTGTCCGCAATGCGGTCGACAATGGCAATTGGAGAGTCGGCAGTTCGTTTTCGAAGCCTTTAGCGAGCAGGAGTTGAAGGCCGACTGGTTGAATCGGGCCAAGGAAGCGGCCAAGCGGCGACTCGGCAAATTCTATCCTTGGACTATCAAGATTTTGTCGCCGGTGCATTGGGCGCCGCCCGTCGCCGCATTCCTGTCGCGTTTTCATCTGGATGAGGAGCTAGTCGCCGATCTCGGGTCCGGAACCAGCCAATACGATGAAAACGTCGTTTGCGTTGATGGGGCTTCCTATCCGAACGTCCATGTGGTTTGTCGCTTGGATCATCTGCCGTTTGGCGACGGGACGCTCGCTGGAATCATCAGCATTGCGGTGCTCGAACACGTGCCCGATCCTCCGGCGCACGTGAAGGAAATGTTCCGCGTCTTGCGCCCTGGGGGAAGGGTCCTTTGCTACATTCCGTTCATTGTCGGCTATCACGCTTCGCCCGATGATTTTCAGCGATACACGAAAAGCGGAATGAGAGAATTGTTCAGAGATTTCGAGATTGTGTCGCTGCGGCCTGGCGCGGGCCCAACGTCCGGAATGCTGTGGATTCTACAGGAGTGGTTGGCGCTGGTATTTTCATTCGGAAGCCAACGCTTGTATCGCCTACTGATGCCGCTTACCTGGATCTTGTCGCCGCTGAAGTACCTCGATGTGCTCCTGATCCACCATCCAGCCGCATCGGTGATTGCCAGCGGGTTTCTCATCGAGGCCCGAAAACCGGGCGGCTAA